From the genome of Primulina huaijiensis isolate GDHJ02 unplaced genomic scaffold, ASM1229523v2 scaffold32777, whole genome shotgun sequence, one region includes:
- the LOC140968189 gene encoding uncharacterized protein isoform X3, with product MAEGHESQSSDQSSSRDSADKKTQVPTVGAIKSQNGNVPLFPIMYPSLVPGLFPPQQDQEQMNRGPGLYAVPVLPFMQPSTGFPSNTLIPFTYNIPTERSLPETRGIGREQVQAVEQQQQEAGPQRQVVVRRFQIAIHIDVLLILKLTAVIFLFNQDGSKQRLTLLVFLASLVYLYQTGALAPVIRWLSQGMRRAAAPPQPPRAGVQADNIPAGEALGNENAGMAEEQLEGEDGNQRANDGNRGIENQNAAEAGQGEVANRWWVIVKEIQMIVFGFITSLLPGFHNVD from the exons GTACCAACTGTTGGTGCCATAAAATCTCAAAATGGTAATGTTCCATTGTTTCCAATAATGTACCCTTCACTAGTCCCCGGATTATTCCCTCCACAGCAAGACCAGGAGCAGATGAATCGTGGGCCTGGCCTATATGCTGTTCCCGTTCTTCCATTTATGCAACCTAGCACTGGTTTTCCTTCCAACACTCTCATTCCCTTTACCTACAATATACCTAC GGAACGTAGTTTGCCAGAGACCAGAGGGATAGGCAGAGAGCAGGTACAAGCTGTGGAGCAACAGCAACAAGAGGCTGGACCTCAAAGACAAGTTGTTGTTCGGAGGTTTCAAATTGCCATCCACATTGATGTATTGCTAATTTTGAAGCTGACAGCAGTTATTTTCTTGTTTAACCAAGATGGATCTAAACAAAGACTTACTCTCCTTGTGTTTTTGGCTTCACTTGTTTACCT TTACCAAACTGGAGCCCTTGCACCAGTGATTCGGTGGCTTTCTCAAGGAATGAGAAGGGCAGCTGCACCTCCCCAGCCACCCAGGGCAGGTGTGCAGGCAGACAATATACCCGCTGGTGAAGCACTTGGAAATGAAAATGCTGGCATGGCAG AGGAGCAACTTGAAGGTGAGGATGGGAATCAACGTGCCAACGATGGTAATAGGGGTATCGAGAATCAGAATGCAGCAGAAGCTGGGCAAGGCGAGGTTGCTAACCGTTGGTGGGTGATTGTAAAGGAAATACAAATGATTGTATTTGGTTTCATTACTTCGCTTCTCCCTGGCTTTCACAATGTAGATTAG